Proteins encoded together in one Impatiens glandulifera chromosome 1, dImpGla2.1, whole genome shotgun sequence window:
- the LOC124921669 gene encoding cationic amino acid transporter 9, chloroplastic-like translates to MRDDKSTGNSFFSNFWSSALRAKPLPSHSDSINLQAVSGDGLVRRLGLFDLLLIGIGASIGAGIFVVTGTVAREAGPGVTISFLLAGASCVLNALSYAELASLFPAVVGGAYLYTYSAFNELTAFLVFGQLMLDYHIGAASIARSLASYVIAILELFPLFKDHIPSWIGHGGEPFLGVFSINILAPIILVFLTIVLCRGVGESSILNSVMTTTKILIVLIIICIGAFKVDVSNWSPFVPHGAKSVLSGATIAFFAYVGFDAVANSAEESKRPQRDLPLGIMGSLIICATLYIGVCLVITGMVPYKLLDEDAPLAEAFKSKGLKYVSVLISVGAVAGLTTTLLVGLYVQSRLYLGLGRDGLLPKAFAKVHQTRHTPINSQVWVGIIAGVLAALLNVHVLSHILSVGSLTGYSVVSACVVTLRWKDKASSSGQISKRFISRESEGILCLILIGCCGFATGAFFRFDVSFIFMIVAAVIAALAAAALYCRHAYTKPTGFSCPGTPIVPAVCIFFNMFLFAQLHYEAWGRFIILNIILISTYAIYGQYHANPVASTKPQDGNV, encoded by the exons ATGAGAGACGACAAGAGCACCGGAAATTCCTTCTTCTCCAATTTCTGGTCATCGGCACTTCGAGCCAAGCCACTGCCATCTCACTCCGACAGTATCAACTTACAGGCTGTTTCCGGCGATGGCCTCGTTCGACGACTCGGCCTGTTCGACCTACTCCTTATCGGAATCGGCGCTTCAATCGGCGCAGGAATCTTCGTAGTCACCGGTACCGTCGCGCGCGAAGCCGGTCCCG GAGTAACCATCAGTTTTTTGCTAGCAGGAGCATCTTGTGTTCTCAATGCTCTTTCTTATGCTGAATTAGCTTCTCTTTTTCCAGCTGTTGTTGGGGGAGCGTATTTATATACTTACTCGGCTTTCAATGAGCTTACTGCTTTTCTTGTGTTTGGACAGCTGATGTTGGATTATCATATAGGTGCAGCTAGTATAGCTAGAAGCTTAGCTAGTTATGTAATTGCAATACTAGAACTCTTTCCCCTTTTCAAGGATCATATACCGAGTTGGATTGGTCATGGTGGAGAGCCGTTTCTTGGTGTTttctctattaatattttagctCCAATCATCCTTGTGTTTCTAACCATTGTTCTTTGTCGGGGTGTTGGGGAGTCTTCTATATTGAATTCAGTCATGACTACGACCAAG ATATTAATTGTCCTAATCATCATATGTATCGGGGCATTTAAAGTTGATGTTTCAAATTGGTCTCCTTTTGTTCCACATGGTGCCAAATCAGTACTGAGTGGAGCAACCATAGCGTTCTTCGCTTATGTTGGATTTGATGCAGTTGCTAACTCAGCTGAAGAATCTAAAAGACCGCAG CGGGACTTGCCATTAGGAATAATGGGAAGTCTTATCATTTGTGCGACTTTATATATTGGGGTTTGCCTAGTAATCACGGGTATGGTCCCTTATAAACTCCTTGATGAAGACGCTCCCTTGGCCGAAGCATTCAAGTCTAAGGGCTTGAAGTATGTTTCTGTACTTATTAGCGTTGGTGCTGTTGCTGGTCTTACTACTACTCTTCTTGTCGGTCTTTATGTTCAG TCTAGGTTGTATCTTGGGCTAGGAAGAGATGGTTTATTACCTAAAGCATTTGCGAAGGTACACCAAACACGCCACACGCCAATTAATTCTCAAGTCTGGGTTGGCATTATTGCTGGTGTTCTTGCAGCGCTGTTGAATGTGCATGTTCTCTCCCACATTCTTTCTGTTGGCTCATTg ACAGGCTACTCTGTTGTCTCCGCGTGCGTGGTAACACTCCGATGGAAAGATAAGGCTTCCTCCTCTGGTCAAATATCTAAAAGGTTTATCTCAAGAGAGAGTGAAGGCATCCTTTGCCTTATCTTGATTGGCTGCTGCGGTTTTGCTACTGGAGCCTTCTTTCGTTTTGAtgtttcatttatctttatGATTGTTGCTGCCGTGATCGCTGCTCTTGCTGCTGCTGCCCTTTATTGCCGCCAT GCGTATACAAAACCAACAGGTTTTTCTTGCCCTGGAACACCGATTGTACCAGCTGTGTGCATCTTCTTCAACATGTTTCTCTTTGCTCAG ttACACTATGAAGCTTGGGGGAGATTCATTATCCTAAACATTATTCTAATATCAACTTATGCAATTTATGGACAATATCATGCCAACCCG GTTGCATCTACCAAACCTCAAGATGGCAATGTGTGA